One genomic window of Azospirillum sp. TSH58 includes the following:
- a CDS encoding ATP-binding protein, whose product MKVGIDMGTAMTAGATGAPAMLDLEELLATRLLVQGNSGSGKSHLLRRLIEQSARWVQQAVIDPEGDFVTLAERFGHIVVNADEHSEAALQSVAARVRQHRVSVVLNLEGLDADMQMRHAAAFLGGLFDADRDHWYPMLVVVDEAQLFAPSAAGEVSDEARKVSLGAMTNLMCRGRKRGLAGVIATQRLAKLAKNVAAEASNFLMGRTFLDIDMARAADLLGMERRTAEMFRDLERGHFIALGPAISRRPLPLRIGAVETQGRAGSPKLMPLPDTPLEDARELIFKPGEPEPPRLPVRRPSTSASADLLAQLSRPRPLPVEPETEDAAPALPLEEPETPEQAAERKAAYEAILRDVLADPEAPYRSIAVLYQDFLVRCRTQGVRGELLELPAFRRKLAAARAGAGDGTQENPAWEKATQVAATLPEDIQVVFLLLARAALDHLPCPSDADVARACGSRSRGRARRLLTYMEQRGFVATRSGLGNTRSIALPALGWETALGDPNADDGVEGPEDGGLFATA is encoded by the coding sequence ATGAAGGTCGGCATCGACATGGGGACGGCCATGACGGCTGGCGCGACGGGGGCGCCGGCGATGCTGGACCTTGAGGAGCTGCTGGCGACCCGCCTGCTGGTGCAGGGCAATTCCGGCTCCGGCAAGTCGCACCTGCTGCGCCGCCTGATCGAGCAGAGCGCGCGCTGGGTGCAGCAGGCGGTGATCGACCCCGAGGGCGACTTCGTGACCCTGGCGGAGCGCTTCGGCCACATCGTGGTGAACGCTGACGAGCACAGCGAGGCCGCCCTGCAGAGCGTCGCCGCCCGCGTGCGCCAGCACCGCGTCTCCGTCGTTCTGAACCTGGAGGGGCTGGACGCGGACATGCAGATGCGCCACGCCGCGGCCTTCCTGGGCGGGCTGTTCGACGCCGACCGCGACCATTGGTACCCCATGCTGGTGGTGGTGGACGAGGCGCAGCTCTTCGCCCCCTCCGCCGCCGGCGAGGTGTCGGACGAGGCGCGCAAGGTCTCGCTGGGCGCCATGACCAACCTGATGTGCCGCGGCCGCAAGCGCGGTCTGGCCGGGGTGATCGCGACGCAGCGCCTTGCCAAGCTCGCCAAGAACGTGGCGGCGGAGGCGTCGAACTTCCTGATGGGCCGCACCTTCCTCGACATCGACATGGCCCGCGCCGCCGACCTGCTGGGCATGGAGCGCCGCACCGCGGAGATGTTCCGCGACCTGGAGCGCGGGCATTTCATCGCGCTCGGTCCGGCCATCTCGCGCCGTCCGCTGCCGCTGCGCATCGGTGCCGTCGAGACGCAGGGCCGCGCCGGCAGCCCGAAGCTGATGCCGCTGCCCGACACCCCGCTGGAGGACGCGCGGGAGCTGATCTTCAAGCCGGGCGAGCCGGAGCCGCCGCGCCTGCCGGTGCGCCGCCCCTCGACCAGCGCCAGCGCCGACCTGCTGGCCCAGCTCTCCCGCCCACGCCCCCTGCCGGTGGAGCCGGAGACCGAGGACGCCGCCCCCGCGCTGCCCCTGGAGGAGCCGGAAACGCCGGAGCAGGCGGCGGAGCGCAAAGCCGCCTATGAGGCGATCCTGCGCGACGTGCTGGCCGATCCGGAGGCGCCCTACCGCTCCATCGCCGTGCTGTATCAGGACTTCCTGGTGCGCTGCCGGACGCAGGGGGTGCGGGGTGAACTGCTGGAGTTGCCGGCCTTCCGGCGCAAGCTGGCGGCGGCCCGCGCCGGGGCGGGGGACGGCACCCAAGAGAATCCCGCCTGGGAGAAGGCGACCCAGGTCGCGGCGACCCTGCCGGAGGACATCCAGGTCGTCTTCCTGCTGCTGGCCCGCGCGGCGCTGGACCATCTGCCGTGCCCGTCCGACGCCGACGTGGCCCGCGCCTGCGGCAGCCGGTCGCGCGGGCGGGCGCGGCGCCTGCTGACCTACATGGAGCAGCGCGGCTTCGTCGCCACGCGCAGCGGGCTGGGCAACACCCGCAGCATCGCCCTGCCGGCGCTGGGCTGGGAAACCGCGCTGGGCGATCCGAACGCCGACGACGGGGTAGAGGGGCCAGAGGACGGCGGGCTGTTCGCCACCGCCTGA